In Pedobacter sp. WC2423, the following are encoded in one genomic region:
- the mraZ gene encoding division/cell wall cluster transcriptional repressor MraZ — MVQLLGEFDCKLDTKGRMMVPSNLKKQLPNVEQEGLVINRGFEKHLVIYPKKVWEGIVEELSKLNQYEKKTREFIRFFTRGATELTLDASGRVNLPKSLLEFAGIDGEVILSCQFDKIELWSKTAYDNLLDSEPEDFANLAEEVMGNKNRGEDGK; from the coding sequence ATGGTTCAACTACTTGGAGAATTTGATTGTAAATTGGATACGAAAGGCCGCATGATGGTCCCTTCGAATCTGAAAAAACAATTGCCAAACGTTGAGCAAGAGGGACTTGTGATAAACAGAGGTTTTGAAAAGCATTTAGTGATTTACCCTAAAAAAGTGTGGGAAGGCATAGTGGAAGAGCTGAGTAAACTGAACCAGTACGAGAAGAAAACGAGAGAATTTATTCGGTTTTTTACCCGTGGTGCGACGGAATTGACGCTGGATGCTTCGGGTAGAGTCAATCTTCCGAAGTCATTATTGGAATTTGCAGGTATAGATGGCGAAGTAATCCTGTCTTGTCAGTTTGATAAAATAGAGCTTTGGTCTAAAACTGCGTACGACAATTTACTGGACAGTGAGCCGGAAGATTTTGCAAATCTGGCAGAAGAAGTGATGGGAAATAAAAACAGGGGGGAAGATGGAAAATAA